The sequence GAAAAGTGGGCAATGCCCAAGGACGGACACATCGATGCCTATGGTGCTGTCGCTGGCTGGAGTCCTTTTATGATCGGAGCGACAACCTATCTCTATGATGCTGAACCCAAGGGGGGTGCTTTCGTCTTTTGGCCCCGAAGCCACGAGTCAACGCATAAGTACTTCCTCCAATATCCAGAGCAGATTGACGGCAGTTTCTACGATATTGAGGGTTGGGACTGGCACGTACTCTCAGATTTATCGCCAGAGGGACCCCGTGAGTTTATCGGTGCTGCGGGTGATGTCGTCCTATGGCACGCGTTTCTCTGCCATACCGGTTCCGCAAATGTAAAAGATGTTCCCCGTTTTGGTCTCTTTACACGTTATGCCCATGAAAAACGGGAGGAGATTAAATACAAAATTCCAGAGGATCTCTGGAAATACTGGGCAATTTAAAGAATGGTTGTCGGTTATCAGCCATTGTCCTTTACTGATAAAGGGAAACCAGATGCTTACAGCAGAGCAGATAGCATTTTTTCAGGAACATGGATACCTTATCCTTAAGAATTTGATCAATCCTGAGATAATTGATACATGGCGGGCCCAAGTATGGAAGCATTTTAATTCCAGTTTGGAAACACCGGAGACATGGCCCAGCGATTACGTCGTGCAGAACTTCAGTTTCTCGCCACTGTTTGGGCAACTGCCCGTGATGCAAGAGATCACCGAGCAGCTCGGTGGTGGGCAATTTACAGGGGGGGGTGGTTCACCACTCGTCAAGTGGCCCAATCCTGAAGAAGAGTGGTCGATACCGGGTAGTGGGCACATTGACGCTTACGGTCCCGGTGGCTGGAGTCCCTTTATGTTGGGGGCAACAACCTATCTGTATGAGGTCGAACCCGGCGGCGGTGCCTTCGTCTTTTGGCCCCAAAGCCACTATTCAACGCACAAGTACTTCCTCCAATATCCGGAGCAGATTGATGGTAGTTTCTACGATATTGAGGATTGGGGATGGCATGTGCTTTCGGATTTATCGCCAGAGGGACCCCGTGAGTTTATCGGTGCTGCGGGTGATGTTGTCCTGTGGCACTCGTTTCTCTGCCATACCGGGTCAGCAAATGTTAAAGATATTCCCCGTTTTGGGATCTTCGCACGCTACTCCCATAAAAAACGGGAGGAGAT is a genomic window of Candidatus Poribacteria bacterium containing:
- a CDS encoding phytanoyl-CoA dioxygenase family protein, with amino-acid sequence MLTTKQIAFFQEHGYLILKNLIDPEIIDAWRIQVWGHFNSSLETPETWPNDYEIPGFTFSPLFGHLPVMQEIVEQLGGGQFFTGGGGSPIIKWPNPEEKWAMPKDGHIDAYGAVAGWSPFMIGATTYLYDAEPKGGAFVFWPRSHESTHKYFLQYPEQIDGSFYDIEGWDWHVLSDLSPEGPREFIGAAGDVVLWHAFLCHTGSANVKDVPRFGLFTRYAHEKREEIKYKIPEDLWKYWAI